The following proteins come from a genomic window of Candidatus Saccharibacteria bacterium oral taxon 488:
- a CDS encoding ABC transporter ATP-binding protein, protein MSLLTLRDIIYSYADGTSNVLNGINYQFEKGKFYAIVGSSGAGKSTLLGLLAGLDTPTGGQILFDDEDIAEQGYSRHRKHNISLVFQNYNLIDYLTPLENLKLVNSKATNETLHAMGLDDDHIHRNVMKLSGGQQQRVAIGRALVSSAPIILADEPTGNLDETTAADIIDILRRAAHENDKCVIVVTHSKQLAKEADVVLKLKDKKLKA, encoded by the coding sequence ATGTCATTACTTACTTTACGCGATATCATTTACTCATACGCTGACGGCACTAGCAATGTGCTCAACGGCATCAATTATCAATTTGAAAAAGGCAAGTTCTACGCCATCGTCGGTAGTTCTGGCGCCGGTAAATCGACACTGCTGGGACTGCTAGCGGGGCTAGACACACCGACTGGCGGGCAGATTTTGTTCGACGACGAAGACATCGCTGAGCAAGGTTACTCGCGTCATCGTAAACACAATATCTCGCTGGTGTTTCAGAATTATAACCTGATCGATTATCTGACGCCGCTGGAAAACTTGAAGTTAGTTAATTCCAAGGCCACCAACGAAACGTTGCATGCCATGGGTCTGGATGACGATCACATTCACCGTAATGTCATGAAACTTTCTGGCGGACAGCAGCAGCGCGTAGCGATCGGCCGGGCGTTGGTGTCCTCCGCACCGATTATCTTGGCAGACGAGCCAACTGGTAACCTGGACGAAACCACCGCCGCCGACATCATCGACATCCTGCGCCGGGCCGCTCACGAAAACGACAAATGTGTCATCGTCGTCACCCACAGCAAGCAGCTAGCCAAAGAGGCGGATGTGGTGTTGAAATTGAAGGATAAGAAACTGAAAGCGTAA
- a CDS encoding transcriptional repressor, whose translation MDTLRDIFRQADLRLTKSRCEVFTALESIDVPLTIAEIAKRCPNTNRTSIYRILETFHELHVINTIHIGWKVRYELAEPFIAHHHHLYCTRCHNAEPLETPELERLIALIGQRHHFRVERHHFELEGVCQACMAAGNTQPGSTKTTSQA comes from the coding sequence ATGGATACCTTACGCGACATCTTTCGCCAAGCCGACCTTCGCCTGACCAAATCACGCTGCGAAGTCTTTACGGCACTCGAATCCATCGACGTGCCACTGACCATCGCCGAAATCGCCAAGCGCTGCCCGAACACTAACCGCACCAGCATCTATCGCATCCTCGAAACCTTTCACGAGCTCCACGTCATTAACACCATCCACATCGGCTGGAAAGTCCGTTATGAGCTCGCCGAGCCATTCATCGCGCATCACCACCACCTCTACTGCACACGCTGTCATAACGCCGAACCGCTGGAGACACCAGAGCTAGAACGGCTCATTGCCTTGATCGGTCAGCGCCATCACTTCCGTGTCGAGCGCCACCACTTTGAACTCGAAGGAGTGTGCCAGGCCTGCATGGCAGCTGGTAATACACAGCCTGGCTCAACCAAGACGACGAGCCAAGCCTAG
- a CDS encoding cation-transporting P-type ATPase, translated as MHFYQSSSDEALRRLGSSSSGLSAAEVQRRQKRYGLNIIKVQSEPLWRIILEPFLDIFMLVLLIAAIISLWHGEAIDAIIIFVIAAISAVIFYIQRFSTDRVLRSLSRHDAQKVDVHRVNRTTRVDASQLVPGDVVSLAEGEKVPADIRLIRSANLRVDEAQLTGESLPISKQTDALTGNKEMYEQTNMLFQGSFVVSGTGTGVVVATGNQTEFGNLAMLSRRESTQSPVQRKIDTLITRVIAAVSAIALVAFGLSLLRGMDVLESLRFVMALAVSAVPESLPIAISVVLVLGMRRMAAKKALVHQMRAIETIGVITTIATDKTGTLTKNKLTVQQTWTPDEATENIDHIIGLVVNRAHAKSHDPLDIALNEYARKQSASPRHAPVRDLPFSQAHAMSATIWHHGRQFRLYVKGAPEAILAACRVSAHTKKRAQQMLDEMTARGYRVIGLATGELDEAIDSFDQLGKQRLTLAGFVAVADVLRPEAPRAIRAALKAGVSVRMITGDHFETAYQIGRELGMVESRDEVFDCRNMAKLSDDQLDAIVTKTKVFSRVIPEQKYRLLTILKKHHITAMTGDGVNDVPALTNAHVGVAMGSGSHIAKDAGDIILLNDNFKTIIDAMREGRTIIANIRRMLFYLLSTNTGELITMLGALLIGIKTPLEPVQILWVNLVTDTSMVIPLGLEPGEKQAMNRPPERPDAPILSHQMIWRMVIVAATMSVIALAVYIFFEKHYGHDYAQTLAFISLVVSQWANAFNARSDSESIFTRLKVMNASFYAGISLSIMLQLLVFFGPLGTILHITPINFWHGALIGLASFIIPITTCEIHKWRSRRNDHA; from the coding sequence ATGCATTTTTATCAATCATCAAGCGACGAGGCACTGCGGCGACTGGGTTCCTCGAGTAGCGGCCTGAGTGCGGCCGAAGTCCAGCGCCGCCAAAAACGCTACGGCCTCAACATCATCAAAGTCCAATCCGAACCGCTCTGGCGCATCATCCTCGAGCCATTTCTCGATATCTTTATGCTCGTCCTGCTCATCGCCGCCATCATCAGCCTCTGGCACGGAGAAGCAATTGACGCCATCATCATCTTCGTCATCGCCGCCATCTCGGCCGTTATTTTCTACATTCAGCGCTTCTCAACCGACCGCGTGCTGCGCAGCCTGTCCCGCCACGACGCCCAAAAAGTCGACGTTCACCGCGTTAATCGTACCACGCGCGTCGACGCCAGCCAGCTGGTTCCGGGCGACGTCGTCTCGCTGGCTGAGGGCGAGAAAGTCCCCGCCGACATCCGCCTCATCCGTAGCGCCAATTTGCGGGTGGACGAGGCACAGCTGACCGGCGAATCACTGCCAATCTCCAAACAAACCGACGCACTCACTGGCAATAAAGAAATGTACGAGCAAACCAACATGCTGTTTCAGGGCTCATTCGTCGTCAGCGGCACCGGCACCGGCGTGGTCGTTGCCACCGGCAATCAGACCGAGTTCGGTAATCTCGCCATGCTCTCCAGGCGCGAATCAACCCAAAGCCCAGTCCAGCGAAAAATCGACACCCTGATCACCAGAGTCATCGCCGCCGTCTCGGCCATCGCCCTCGTCGCCTTTGGGCTGAGCTTGCTGCGCGGCATGGATGTACTAGAGAGTCTGCGCTTTGTTATGGCCCTAGCGGTGAGTGCCGTGCCGGAAAGCTTGCCAATTGCAATTTCTGTGGTGCTGGTCTTAGGGATGCGGCGGATGGCCGCCAAAAAAGCGCTGGTGCATCAGATGCGCGCCATTGAGACTATCGGCGTCATCACCACCATCGCCACCGACAAGACGGGCACACTGACCAAGAACAAGCTGACCGTTCAGCAAACGTGGACGCCGGACGAGGCGACAGAGAACATTGACCACATCATCGGGCTGGTGGTCAACCGCGCTCACGCCAAGAGCCACGATCCGCTGGATATCGCCCTCAATGAATACGCCCGCAAGCAGAGCGCCAGCCCGCGCCACGCGCCAGTTCGCGACCTGCCATTTAGTCAAGCCCACGCCATGTCCGCCACCATCTGGCATCACGGCCGGCAGTTTCGCTTGTATGTCAAGGGTGCGCCCGAAGCCATCCTGGCAGCGTGCCGTGTGTCGGCCCACACCAAAAAACGCGCCCAGCAGATGCTTGATGAGATGACCGCCCGCGGCTACCGGGTGATCGGGCTGGCGACAGGCGAGCTGGATGAGGCAATTGATAGCTTTGATCAGCTCGGCAAGCAGCGCCTGACACTTGCTGGCTTCGTGGCCGTGGCTGACGTGCTGCGACCAGAGGCGCCGCGAGCTATCCGGGCCGCCCTGAAGGCGGGCGTGTCGGTGCGGATGATCACTGGCGATCATTTCGAGACGGCCTATCAGATTGGCCGGGAACTTGGCATGGTCGAGAGCCGCGACGAAGTGTTCGATTGCCGTAACATGGCCAAGCTGTCCGATGATCAGCTGGACGCCATCGTCACCAAAACCAAAGTCTTCTCCCGCGTCATCCCCGAGCAAAAATACCGTCTGCTGACCATTCTCAAAAAGCATCACATCACCGCCATGACTGGCGACGGCGTCAATGACGTGCCGGCGCTGACCAACGCCCATGTCGGCGTGGCTATGGGCTCAGGCTCGCACATCGCCAAAGACGCTGGCGATATCATCCTGCTCAACGATAATTTCAAGACCATCATCGACGCCATGCGCGAGGGCCGCACCATCATCGCCAACATTCGCCGCATGCTGTTTTATCTGCTGTCGACTAATACTGGCGAGCTGATCACTATGCTCGGCGCGCTGCTCATCGGCATCAAGACGCCGCTAGAGCCAGTGCAAATCCTCTGGGTTAATCTGGTGACCGACACCTCGATGGTCATTCCGCTTGGCCTGGAGCCAGGCGAAAAGCAGGCCATGAACCGCCCGCCAGAGCGCCCCGACGCACCGATTCTCAGCCACCAAATGATCTGGCGTATGGTCATCGTCGCTGCCACCATGTCAGTCATCGCACTGGCTGTCTATATCTTTTTCGAGAAGCATTACGGACACGATTACGCGCAAACACTGGCCTTTATCTCGCTGGTGGTCAGCCAGTGGGCCAACGCCTTCAACGCCCGCTCCGACAGTGAATCGATCTTCACCCGCCTCAAGGTCATGAACGCCAGTTTTTACGCCGGTATCAGCTTGTCGATCATGTTACAGCTGCTCGTCTTCTTCGGCCCACTTGGCACAATCCTTCACATCACGCCGATCAACTTCTGGCACGGCGCACTCATCGGCCTGGCCTCATTCATCATCCCGATCACCACCTGCGAAATACACAAGTGGCGAAGTAGGAGGAATGACCATGCCTAA
- a CDS encoding class I SAM-dependent RNA methyltransferase translates to MKRQSFETLTLEKIVGGGQALGTLADGRKCFVWGGLPGETVAVRITKKKSHFVEAVVEEVVSPSSDRIQPRDHDSYLSTSPWQIMPLEVEQTYKAKLIDDAFALHNVTLPAAIDIYCDNVAYGYRNKVEFSWYSESVVSQAVSQKKSGLVSGPELFSDNNQEIDADSDREESSIDTLDLAFFRRGSKGKIVVDGTSLARPEINSLARAIRDLLRHKRVAARQLKTLLVRCDQSGSCVWQLYVRDRLPEIITADEAAKLPAQGGEIIYSDPRSPASRITERLARFGNTTLTDAILGIPFRYACEGFFQVNIPVYEQALRDMREWVPYNKARQERQPAQLAAHDDTDSQQRAISQKKSGQLHVGPGLFSDDIRAVKLSTIDLYAGVGTIGLTIGGDNITLVESNADAVREMQRNITELGRTDARAVLAPSEQALDYITGKEIVIVDPPRAGLHSDVIATLLQQLPPRILYLSCNPVTQTRDIALLQQRYRIAWHRGYNFFPRTPHIEHLVVLDKIS, encoded by the coding sequence ATGAAGCGACAGAGTTTCGAGACGCTGACACTAGAGAAAATTGTTGGCGGCGGGCAAGCACTAGGGACGCTGGCTGACGGGCGTAAATGTTTTGTATGGGGCGGACTGCCTGGCGAGACCGTCGCCGTTCGCATTACCAAAAAGAAATCACACTTCGTCGAAGCGGTCGTCGAGGAAGTGGTCTCGCCAAGCTCCGACCGTATCCAGCCGCGCGATCATGATAGTTATCTTTCGACCAGTCCTTGGCAAATCATGCCACTAGAAGTTGAACAAACATACAAAGCAAAGTTGATCGACGACGCGTTCGCGCTGCATAATGTTACATTACCGGCGGCGATTGACATTTATTGCGACAATGTTGCATATGGTTATCGCAACAAAGTTGAATTTAGCTGGTATAGCGAATCGGTGGTATCCCAAGCGGTATCTCAGAAAAAATCTGGGCTTGTCTCGGGTCCCGAATTATTTTCTGATAATAACCAAGAGATAGACGCGGATAGCGACCGTGAAGAGTCGTCTATTGACACGCTTGATTTAGCATTTTTTCGCCGCGGCAGCAAAGGTAAGATTGTTGTTGATGGCACAAGTTTGGCACGCCCAGAAATCAACAGCTTAGCGCGTGCGATCCGCGATTTACTGCGCCATAAGCGCGTCGCGGCTCGCCAGCTCAAGACCTTGCTCGTCCGCTGCGATCAGTCGGGAAGTTGTGTATGGCAGTTGTATGTCAGGGATCGCTTGCCCGAAATAATTACCGCTGATGAAGCCGCCAAGCTACCGGCTCAGGGCGGGGAAATTATCTATTCCGATCCGCGCTCGCCAGCCAGCCGCATCACCGAGCGCTTGGCGCGTTTCGGTAACACCACCTTGACTGATGCTATCCTTGGCATACCATTCCGCTACGCCTGCGAAGGCTTTTTCCAAGTCAACATCCCGGTTTACGAGCAGGCGCTGCGCGATATGCGGGAATGGGTACCGTACAATAAGGCGCGCCAAGAGCGCCAGCCGGCTCAGTTAGCGGCACATGACGACACCGATAGTCAACAGCGAGCAATATCTCAGAAAAAATCTGGGCAACTTCACGTGGGTCCCGGATTATTTTCTGATGATATTCGAGCTGTCAAATTATCAACCATCGACCTCTACGCTGGCGTCGGCACCATCGGCCTGACCATTGGCGGCGACAACATCACGCTGGTGGAAAGCAACGCCGATGCCGTCCGCGAAATGCAGCGCAACATCACCGAACTTGGTCGCACCGACGCCCGCGCTGTCCTCGCCCCCAGCGAACAAGCCCTCGATTACATTACAGGCAAGGAAATCGTCATCGTCGACCCGCCGCGCGCCGGCTTGCATTCCGACGTTATTGCGACATTGTTGCAACAGCTGCCGCCGCGCATCCTCTATCTCAGCTGCAATCCCGTCACCCAAACCCGCGACATCGCCTTGCTCCAGCAACGCTACCGCATCGCTTGGCACCGTGGCTACAACTTTTTCCCGCGTACACCGCATATTGAACACTTAGTTGTTCTTGACAAAATTTCATAA
- a CDS encoding prepilin-type N-terminal cleavage/methylation domain-containing protein, translating into MHKQHGFTIVEVIIIIVVIAILATLGGLVWRNAYNTARDNETKSNISMLKEAIEKYRSDNGEYPWPTGACAIYNTANMKICNGGELGALLIPRYIKQLPKDHEGRDYWYLAATDTTHASSVVPTRYAIKVPLSDGTTCRTGRNMQNGWFGGVPECNF; encoded by the coding sequence ATGCATAAGCAGCATGGCTTTACTATCGTCGAAGTTATTATCATCATCGTGGTCATCGCGATTCTCGCCACGCTGGGTGGCCTCGTGTGGCGCAATGCCTATAACACCGCTCGCGACAATGAGACCAAGTCAAATATCTCGATGCTCAAAGAGGCAATCGAGAAATATCGCTCGGATAATGGCGAATACCCGTGGCCAACGGGCGCCTGTGCCATTTATAACACCGCTAATATGAAAATTTGTAATGGTGGTGAGCTCGGCGCACTCCTCATTCCACGCTACATCAAGCAGCTACCGAAAGACCACGAAGGCCGCGATTATTGGTATCTCGCAGCCACTGACACGACCCACGCTTCCAGCGTCGTGCCGACCCGCTACGCCATAAAGGTACCGCTCTCGGATGGCACCACCTGCCGCACTGGCCGCAATATGCAGAACGGCTGGTTTGGCGGTGTGCCAGAGTGCAACTTCTAA
- a CDS encoding NUDIX hydrolase — translation MTMPKLKHIRAAYRVSVKGLIYDDGKLLFVRERSDTWDLPGGGLEHGEGIAEALRRECREELGAEIEITSAAPIIIPTWSKKFDTPVLIIAYQVRLVSPPTTTTDVSELRYIGANELEQVELDSTLSANIDQFYI, via the coding sequence ATGACCATGCCTAAACTCAAACATATCCGAGCCGCCTACCGCGTGTCAGTCAAGGGACTGATTTATGATGACGGAAAGTTACTATTCGTCCGCGAGAGGAGCGATACGTGGGATTTACCCGGTGGCGGGCTGGAGCACGGCGAGGGCATAGCCGAGGCCTTGCGGCGTGAGTGCCGAGAAGAGCTGGGAGCTGAGATAGAAATTACAAGCGCAGCGCCAATCATCATCCCAACATGGAGCAAAAAGTTCGACACCCCGGTGCTTATCATCGCCTACCAGGTTCGCCTCGTGTCGCCACCCACAACCACGACAGATGTCAGCGAGCTGCGGTATATTGGGGCCAATGAGCTAGAGCAGGTTGAACTTGACTCGACATTGTCGGCCAATATAGATCAGTTTTATATATAG
- a CDS encoding aminoacyl-tRNA hydrolase, with protein MKVILALGNPGEKYTYTRHNAGFLVIDQLAAGQSAHFSNKPKFFADIAELNNVKLASTANAKSRTASPQEKVLLVKPTTYYNEVGIAARALMDFYKLTLDDLLIIHDDTALDFGKIRVRKGGESAGNNGLKSLHRHVGSDFWHIRIGTDNLLRRQIGDVDFVLSKFNADERTILQNWVIPESINLIEKFLNETIEPFSIKL; from the coding sequence ATGAAAGTCATTCTGGCCCTTGGCAATCCTGGCGAAAAGTACACCTACACTCGGCACAACGCTGGCTTTTTAGTGATTGACCAGTTGGCGGCAGGGCAGAGTGCACATTTTAGCAATAAGCCCAAATTTTTTGCGGATATTGCCGAGCTAAATAATGTCAAGCTAGCCTCAACCGCTAACGCAAAGTCGCGCACCGCTAGTCCGCAGGAAAAAGTTCTCTTGGTCAAACCAACGACGTACTACAACGAAGTCGGCATTGCCGCGCGAGCGCTCATGGATTTTTATAAGCTGACGCTTGATGATCTCCTGATTATTCATGACGATACGGCGCTTGATTTTGGTAAAATTCGTGTCCGCAAGGGTGGTGAAAGCGCTGGCAATAACGGACTGAAGTCACTGCACCGACATGTTGGTAGTGACTTCTGGCATATTCGCATCGGCACCGACAACCTACTACGCAGGCAAATCGGCGATGTTGATTTCGTCCTCAGCAAGTTCAACGCCGATGAACGAACAATTCTTCAGAACTGGGTTATTCCAGAGTCAATTAACCTAATCGAGAAGTTTCTTAACGAAACAATTGAACCATTTAGTATAAAACTTTAG
- a CDS encoding methyltransferase domain-containing protein, giving the protein MNECIKRVLSLPQLTPSEEVNAEFTKLVETVVAHGKEPLLCDEDIRHQVQRRCAVAEGELERHWSRRITKADNPWSELKEFPYHENYKELTRREIGLLRRARLWLCDSSEVAMIGSGPLPLTGLWLHQLTGAQITHVDASDEAIELSRGLAAVLDWPGKFVTGLGQSVALDEGRYDAIYVAGLAGETLAEKQAIVDHVRPALKPDGRLIARGAYGARTLLYPGFDAHAFEGVQLMEEYHPTDEVINSVFVYKPVQ; this is encoded by the coding sequence ATGAATGAATGTATTAAACGAGTGCTGAGCTTGCCGCAGCTCACGCCTTCTGAGGAAGTTAATGCGGAATTTACCAAATTAGTTGAGACGGTGGTGGCGCATGGTAAAGAACCACTACTGTGCGACGAGGATATCCGCCATCAGGTGCAGCGGCGCTGCGCGGTAGCCGAAGGAGAACTGGAGCGACACTGGTCGAGGCGTATCACGAAGGCGGATAACCCATGGTCAGAACTAAAAGAATTTCCGTATCATGAAAATTATAAAGAGTTGACGCGGCGTGAGATTGGACTACTGAGGCGAGCTAGGCTGTGGCTGTGTGACTCCTCGGAGGTTGCGATGATCGGTAGCGGGCCGTTGCCGCTGACAGGATTGTGGCTACATCAGCTAACAGGAGCACAGATTACGCATGTTGACGCGTCGGACGAGGCAATTGAGTTATCACGCGGCCTTGCGGCGGTGCTTGATTGGCCGGGTAAATTTGTGACTGGTCTGGGTCAGTCGGTGGCACTGGATGAGGGGCGATATGATGCGATTTATGTGGCGGGGCTGGCCGGCGAGACGCTGGCGGAAAAGCAAGCAATTGTTGATCATGTACGACCAGCACTTAAACCAGACGGGCGACTGATCGCGCGCGGGGCGTACGGGGCGCGCACCCTGCTCTATCCAGGATTTGATGCTCACGCTTTTGAGGGTGTGCAGCTGATGGAGGAATATCATCCGACAGATGAGGTGATTAATTCAGTCTTTGTGTACAAGCCCGTGCAGTAA
- a CDS encoding TIGR03943 family protein, whose protein sequence is MRAKLGPLLRAGGGLLACGYIILIAVRGQLGFYIHPRYHLLAVVATVAGSMLLIIDIILQLRHNPAGKRRASTGATTTEHPAKPRRKIPILSIITAGILILAIILPPRPLSSSSAANRATSGPTSTTGRCDKPEPLDGKPVSMNRWRSAFDDCPNDSFFDGVTIDVTGFVARDPSGFYDNHYFELSRFVISCCAVDSTPISILVKSPDAERYRNNQWLRLSGQIKRELSGGKAVYVLTNPTITPTTEPANPYEFLGV, encoded by the coding sequence ATGCGCGCTAAACTCGGCCCACTACTGCGCGCTGGCGGCGGGCTACTCGCCTGTGGCTACATCATCCTCATCGCCGTCCGCGGCCAGCTCGGCTTTTACATTCATCCGCGCTACCATTTGCTTGCCGTCGTAGCGACCGTGGCTGGCAGCATGTTACTAATCATCGATATCATCTTGCAGCTACGCCATAACCCAGCAGGGAAGCGACGAGCCTCCACTGGCGCGACAACCACGGAGCATCCAGCAAAACCGCGGCGCAAGATCCCTATACTTTCAATCATCACCGCCGGCATCCTCATCCTGGCCATCATCCTGCCACCGCGCCCGTTGTCCTCATCCAGCGCTGCCAATCGCGCCACGTCCGGGCCGACCAGCACAACTGGCCGCTGCGACAAACCAGAGCCGCTTGATGGCAAGCCCGTTTCCATGAACCGTTGGCGTAGCGCGTTTGATGACTGTCCGAATGACAGCTTTTTTGACGGTGTAACCATTGACGTCACTGGCTTCGTGGCGCGCGACCCAAGCGGCTTTTACGACAACCACTACTTCGAGCTCTCACGCTTCGTCATCAGCTGCTGCGCTGTCGACAGCACCCCGATCAGCATTCTCGTTAAATCCCCAGACGCCGAGCGCTACCGCAACAACCAATGGCTACGCCTAAGCGGACAGATCAAGCGTGAGCTATCCGGCGGCAAAGCCGTCTACGTCCTCACTAACCCCACCATCACCCCAACCACCGAACCAGCCAATCCATACGAATTCCTCGGCGTGTAG
- a CDS encoding permease: protein MPSLQTIYQRAGAWFKNHSDAIRWTIVGLFGIVVMQYGLQIDLWLIAHPPHTWAETLAPLAQDFLTLTCSVIVEATPFLIIGIIVSALIRRFLPPDRLLKILPKHVLIRRILLSLVGIALPVCECGNVPVARSLLAHGLKPADVISFLLAAPILNPITIIATMTAFSFEPRMVWWRIGFGFLIVQLTALIVSFIHPRHVLQPSFAASCTDRHPTTFRHILADSRNEFWQLTTMLVLGAMIAAATQVFVPRSIINAVGGDIILSVIAMIGLGFVVSICSSVDAFFALAYARIFTNGSVLAFLLTGPMIDIKLILLMRSTFRPRFILLVMLIIFSLSLATGIGVNLYAR, encoded by the coding sequence ATGCCGTCACTACAGACAATATATCAGCGCGCTGGCGCCTGGTTCAAAAACCACAGCGATGCAATCCGATGGACTATCGTCGGCTTGTTTGGCATCGTTGTGATGCAGTATGGTTTACAAATTGACCTCTGGCTAATCGCCCATCCACCGCACACGTGGGCCGAGACGTTGGCGCCATTGGCACAGGATTTCCTGACACTAACATGCAGCGTCATCGTTGAGGCCACACCGTTTCTCATCATCGGCATCATTGTTTCCGCTCTCATCCGCCGCTTCCTACCGCCAGACCGATTGCTGAAAATCCTACCCAAACACGTGCTCATCCGCCGCATTCTCCTCTCGCTCGTCGGCATCGCGCTGCCAGTCTGCGAGTGCGGCAATGTGCCAGTCGCCCGCAGCCTCCTGGCGCACGGCCTCAAGCCCGCCGACGTCATCAGCTTTCTCTTAGCCGCGCCGATCCTCAATCCGATCACTATCATCGCCACCATGACCGCCTTTAGCTTTGAACCGCGCATGGTCTGGTGGCGCATCGGCTTTGGCTTTCTGATCGTCCAGCTGACCGCTCTGATCGTCAGCTTCATTCACCCGAGGCACGTCCTCCAGCCGTCATTTGCTGCCTCCTGCACTGACCGTCATCCAACGACCTTTCGCCACATTCTCGCTGATTCTCGCAACGAATTTTGGCAGCTCACCACCATGCTCGTTCTCGGCGCCATGATCGCTGCCGCCACCCAAGTCTTCGTTCCGCGCTCCATCATCAACGCCGTCGGCGGCGACATCATCCTGTCGGTCATCGCCATGATCGGCCTCGGCTTTGTCGTCTCTATCTGCTCCAGTGTCGATGCGTTTTTTGCGCTGGCTTATGCCCGTATCTTCACCAACGGCTCCGTCCTCGCCTTTCTGCTGACTGGCCCGATGATCGACATCAAGCTCATTCTCCTCATGAGAAGCACCTTCCGCCCGCGCTTTATCCTGCTAGTCATGCTCATTATTTTCAGCCTGTCGCTGGCGACAGGGATCGGAGTCAATCTATATGCGCGCTAA
- a CDS encoding DUF475 domain-containing protein → MKHWLHSHHPFRIFWFSALLTLALGGLIFTQLGLNGLWLFVILVVLEVTFSFDNAVINSKVLASMSQVWQKVFLTVGIFVAVFVVRFVLPIIIVMVASGHGFMEVVDLALHRPAEYGHILHEASPMIDAFGGAFLIMIGLSYFIDYNKRVHWVRHVEPWMAKAGRFENFKVCLMLSVAAVLYFTVEPPHRALVLVSSVLGIILHIGLELFGSFFHEDDAKSVKVKTGWAAFASLLYLEVLDASFSFDGVIGAFAITSSVLLIVAGLGAGAIWVRSLTVYLLRTGVLGKYKYLENGAHWAIMALGMMMIAKLFHLELPEWATGGLGLLFVSLAVGSSMLEVRAIRLQEVAMTKIHQAEQKIKHSVSKIVPKKRQ, encoded by the coding sequence ATGAAACATTGGCTACACTCGCATCACCCATTTCGGATTTTTTGGTTTTCGGCGCTGTTGACGCTGGCGTTGGGCGGGCTGATTTTTACCCAACTAGGCCTTAATGGGTTGTGGCTGTTCGTAATTTTAGTGGTGCTCGAGGTTACCTTTAGCTTTGATAACGCGGTGATTAACAGCAAGGTGCTAGCCAGCATGAGCCAGGTTTGGCAAAAGGTATTCTTGACAGTTGGGATTTTCGTGGCGGTGTTCGTGGTGCGGTTCGTGCTGCCGATTATCATCGTGATGGTGGCGAGCGGTCATGGATTTATGGAAGTGGTTGATTTGGCGCTGCACAGGCCGGCGGAATACGGTCATATCTTGCACGAAGCCTCGCCGATGATTGATGCTTTTGGTGGTGCGTTTCTGATTATGATTGGCCTCAGTTATTTCATTGATTATAACAAGCGCGTGCACTGGGTGCGGCATGTCGAGCCGTGGATGGCTAAGGCCGGGCGGTTTGAGAATTTCAAGGTGTGTTTGATGCTTAGCGTGGCGGCGGTGCTATATTTCACGGTTGAGCCGCCGCATCGGGCGCTGGTGCTGGTATCGTCGGTATTGGGGATTATACTGCACATCGGGCTGGAGCTGTTCGGCTCATTCTTTCATGAGGACGATGCTAAATCGGTCAAGGTCAAGACCGGCTGGGCAGCCTTCGCTAGCCTGCTCTATCTGGAGGTGCTGGACGCTAGTTTCAGCTTCGACGGCGTCATCGGCGCGTTTGCTATCACCAGCAGCGTGCTATTGATCGTGGCGGGTTTGGGCGCCGGCGCGATTTGGGTGCGGTCGCTGACGGTGTATTTGCTGCGGACGGGCGTGCTTGGCAAGTATAAATATCTGGAAAACGGTGCGCACTGGGCGATTATGGCGCTGGGTATGATGATGATTGCTAAGCTGTTTCATCTGGAACTGCCGGAATGGGCGACGGGTGGTCTGGGGCTATTGTTTGTGAGTTTGGCGGTTGGCAGTAGCATGCTGGAGGTGCGAGCGATTAGGCTGCAAGAAGTAGCGATGACTAAAATTCATCAAGCTGAGCAGAAAATAAAACATAGCGTATCAAAAATTGTGCCTAAAAAACGACAGTAA